From a single Lolium rigidum isolate FL_2022 chromosome 7, APGP_CSIRO_Lrig_0.1, whole genome shotgun sequence genomic region:
- the LOC124673861 gene encoding uncharacterized membrane protein At4g09580-like gives MGRDDRFPVWEAALGAGVAAVFAAGLVGVYLSMPDSDYSFLKLPHNLQELQILTGHLENYTSDYTLQVLVGYCAVYIFMQTFMIPGTIFMSLLAGALFGQLRGVALVVFAASAGASSCYFLSKMIGKPLVFSLWPDKLTFFQKQVARRRQKLLNYMLFLRVTPTLPNTFINLASPIVDVPYHTFLLATLIGLIPAAYVTVRAGIALGELTSLSDLYDTQSVALLFLIGVVSVTPALLGKDEAPEKTPEIAAPTS, from the exons atgGGGAGGGACGACAGGTTCCCGGTCTGGGAGGCCGCGCTCGGCGCCGGGGTCGCCGCCGTCTTCGCCGCCGGGCTCGTCGGGGTCTACCTCTCCATGCCGGACTCCGACTACAGCTTCCTCAAGTTGCCCCACAACCTCCAGGAGCTCCAAATCCTCAC TGGCCATCTTGAGAACTATACCAGTGACTACACCCTGCAGGTGTTGGTAGGTTACTGCGCTGTGTACATCTTCATGCAGACCTTCATGATCCCAGGGACGATTTTCATGTCACTGCTTGCTGGCGCTCTATTCGGGCAACTCCGAGGCGTGGCTCTTGTCGTCTTTGCTGCCTCTGCTGGTGCTTCTTCATGCTATTTCCTGTCAAAGATGATTGGGAAGCCACTCGTGTTCTCGCTGTGGCCGGACAAGCTCACATTTTTTCAGAAGCAG GTTGCGAGAAGAAGACAGAAGCTGCTGAATTACATGCTTTTCCTCAGGGTCACCCCGACATTGCCAAATACCTTCATCAACTTAGCTTCCCCCATTGTTGATGTGCCCTACCATACCTTCTTACTGGCAACTCTAATCGGTCTCATCCCAGCTGCCTACGTGACCGTGAGG GCTGGGATTGCTCTAGGAGAGTTAACATCGCTCAGTGACCTCTATGACACCCAGTCAGTAGCCCTGCTGTTCTTGATCGGGGTTGTCTCGGTCACACCAGCGCTGCTGGGCAAGGACGAGGCACCAGAAAAAACACCAGAAATCGCAGCACCCACTTCATGA